One part of the Enterococcus sp. DIV1094 genome encodes these proteins:
- the deoD gene encoding purine-nucleoside phosphorylase, giving the protein MSVHIEAKPGEIADKILLPGDPLRAKYIAETFLENPVCYNQVRGMLGYTGTYKGERVSVQGTGMGMPSAMIYAHELVNSYDVKKLIRVGTCGALSKDVHVRDLVLAQGAATSSSMIEKNFNAFHFPPICDFDLLLKAYEVAKEKGFTTHVGNVLSEDSFYKDDLTETFKLAELGVMGVEMEAAALYYLGAKYKVQTLAIMTVSDHLITGEETTASERQTTFNDMIEVGLETAIQG; this is encoded by the coding sequence ATGAGTGTTCATATTGAAGCAAAGCCAGGAGAGATTGCAGATAAGATTTTACTTCCTGGAGATCCACTAAGAGCAAAATATATTGCAGAAACTTTTTTAGAGAATCCGGTTTGTTACAACCAAGTACGCGGTATGCTTGGGTATACTGGAACGTATAAAGGAGAAAGAGTCTCTGTTCAAGGAACAGGGATGGGGATGCCATCAGCGATGATCTATGCCCATGAGTTGGTAAATTCCTATGATGTAAAAAAATTGATTCGTGTAGGAACATGCGGTGCCTTGTCAAAAGACGTACACGTTCGTGACCTAGTATTAGCACAAGGAGCTGCGACAAGTTCTTCTATGATCGAAAAGAATTTCAATGCATTCCACTTCCCACCAATCTGTGATTTTGACTTGTTGTTAAAAGCATACGAAGTGGCAAAAGAAAAAGGCTTTACTACCCACGTTGGTAACGTGCTATCAGAAGATTCTTTCTACAAAGACGATTTGACAGAAACATTCAAGTTAGCAGAACTTGGCGTGATGGGCGTTGAAATGGAAGCTGCTGCGCTGTACTATCTAGGTGCAAAATACAAAGTACAGACACTAGCAATCATGACAGTCAGTGACCATCTGATCACAGGCGAAGAAACAACAGCCAGCGAACGCCAAACAACATTCAATGATATGATCGAAGTTGGATTGGAAACAGCGATTCAAGGGTAA
- a CDS encoding carbohydrate binding domain-containing protein — protein MIKNNLKTMMVAGMVFLSLGGSVSTFATSLSTTDLVSTSKQAIEQELYIHNGNFDAGFDRWIVSDPATNNPTLQTVNGNNFALAKNGENVHQYVTLKPNTTYTFSYDVAASESSPGRVELGIMTHGVGFDVLERSEHNNEDWERGKLTFTTPDAENTYLVRFASTWNGWATYDNIEVTTESDVTETRLLSVGREGSRALAYLTLTPERFNSRERLMVTVNGRYLFETYNGTNYYSSRRTVDGNIQVRQTIAGTSGQVIRVYRVPGHPGQSTTGRVLLESLTLDTDI, from the coding sequence ATGATCAAAAACAATTTAAAAACAATGATGGTAGCAGGTATGGTATTTTTGAGTTTAGGAGGATCTGTTTCAACATTCGCAACAAGTCTATCCACAACTGACTTAGTTAGCACAAGTAAACAGGCAATTGAACAAGAGCTATATATCCATAATGGGAACTTTGATGCAGGGTTTGATCGTTGGATCGTTAGTGACCCAGCCACAAATAATCCAACACTTCAAACAGTTAATGGAAATAACTTTGCATTAGCAAAAAATGGCGAAAACGTTCACCAGTATGTCACACTAAAACCAAATACGACTTATACATTTAGTTATGATGTTGCCGCAAGCGAATCTTCTCCAGGTCGTGTTGAATTAGGAATCATGACTCATGGTGTAGGGTTTGATGTATTAGAACGTAGTGAACATAATAATGAGGACTGGGAACGTGGCAAACTTACATTTACGACGCCAGACGCTGAAAATACATACCTTGTGCGCTTTGCTTCTACATGGAATGGGTGGGCGACATATGACAATATCGAAGTTACGACTGAGTCAGACGTGACGGAAACAAGATTGCTGTCTGTAGGAAGAGAAGGAAGCCGAGCGCTTGCTTATTTAACATTGACACCTGAACGTTTTAACAGTCGAGAAAGATTAATGGTTACTGTTAATGGAAGATATCTTTTTGAAACATATAATGGAACCAACTACTATTCTTCTAGAAGAACAGTTGATGGAAACATCCAAGTACGACAAACTATTGCTGGTACTTCAGGTCAAGTCATCCGAGTTTATAGAGTACCTGGGCATCCAGGACAAAGCACAACAGGACGAGTATTATTAGAATCACTGACTTTAGATACTGATATTTAA
- a CDS encoding CPBP family intramembrane glutamic endopeptidase, which produces MILVFGSFEVVSQNFDSVVLFSVIVIAPIREELVYRYLFLSITDSSWLKIVLGLVSTGFFFYGHSFTYGGNLFAMVQVLFLTLATTYLYVKTNNIFPAIMLHSSYNLFVLLLSLVQLMCKQLNQF; this is translated from the coding sequence ATGATACTTGTATTTGGCAGTTTTGAAGTAGTCTCACAAAATTTCGATAGTGTTGTTCTATTTTCTGTCATCGTGATTGCCCCAATAAGAGAAGAATTAGTTTACCGTTACCTATTTTTGAGTATAACTGATTCTAGTTGGTTAAAAATAGTTTTGGGTTTGGTTTCAACAGGATTCTTTTTCTATGGGCATAGCTTTACATATGGTGGAAATCTATTCGCAATGGTCCAAGTTCTATTTTTGACTTTAGCTACAACATATCTATACGTGAAAACCAACAATATATTCCCTGCTATTATGTTACATAGCTCGTATAATCTATTTGTTCTCTTGCTGTCGCTGGTCCAATTAATGTGTAAACAACTAAACCAATTCTAG
- a CDS encoding 2,3-diphosphoglycerate-dependent phosphoglycerate mutase, with protein MPKLVFSRHGLSEWNALNQFTGWADVNLAPEGIEEAKEGGRKIKEAGIEFDVAYTSVLTRAIKTCNLILEYSDQLWVPQIKSWRLNERHYGKLQGLNKKETAEKYGDEQVHIWRRSYDTLPPLMEATDEGSAANDRRYAMLDKRDVPGGENLKVTLERALPFWQDEIAPALLDNKTVLVAAHGNSLRALAKHIEGISDEDIMDLEIPTGQPLVYELNDDLTVIKKYYL; from the coding sequence ATGCCAAAATTAGTTTTTTCTCGTCACGGTCTTAGCGAATGGAATGCATTGAACCAATTTACTGGTTGGGCTGATGTAAACCTAGCACCAGAAGGAATCGAAGAAGCAAAAGAAGGCGGACGTAAAATCAAAGAAGCTGGAATTGAATTTGATGTTGCTTATACTTCTGTATTAACTCGTGCTATCAAAACTTGTAACTTGATTTTAGAATACTCAGATCAACTTTGGGTACCACAAATCAAATCATGGCGCTTAAACGAACGTCATTATGGTAAATTACAAGGTCTAAATAAAAAAGAAACAGCAGAAAAATACGGTGACGAACAAGTTCACATCTGGCGTCGTTCATATGACACTCTTCCTCCATTAATGGAAGCAACTGATGAAGGTTCAGCAGCAAACGATCGTCGTTATGCAATGTTAGACAAACGCGACGTACCTGGTGGCGAAAACTTGAAAGTTACTTTAGAACGCGCATTGCCATTCTGGCAAGACGAAATTGCACCAGCTTTGTTAGACAACAAAACTGTCTTAGTTGCTGCACACGGTAACTCTTTACGCGCATTAGCAAAACACATCGAAGGAATCTCTGATGAAGACATCATGGATCTTGAAATCCCAACAGGTCAACCACTTGTTTATGAATTAAACGACGACTTGACTGTTATCAAAAAATACTACTTATAA